Part of the Sandaracinaceae bacterium genome, GCAGCGTGCCCCGCAGCGCCTGTGGGTCCACCGCGTCGCAGGCCGCCTGCACCGCCACGGCGATGGCCAGGTCGTAGCCCGCGCCCGTCTTGCGCAGGTCACCCGGCGCGAGGTTGAGCACCAGCGCCCGCGGAGGCAGCTTGAAGCCCACCGCCGTCAGCGCCGACTTCACGCGCACGCGGCTCTCACGCACGCCGCGCTCAGGCAGGCCCACGATGTCGAAGCCTGGCAAGCCCGTGCCGACCTGCACCTCCACCTGGACGGGGTGCGCGTCGATCCCAATCAAGCAACCTGCGTGTGCGATGGCGACCATGCACCCCCCTGTTTCACGCCGCGTGCCACCCTCGCCCCGCGCGCGGCGCCCACGAATCACCACGGATCCGAGCCCCAGACGCGCCTCCTACCCCACGCGCCGCCGCCACCCGGGTGGCGCCCGCCGGCGCTCGCGAGCCCGCTGCACCGGCGGGCGCGGTGCTATGGTCCCGGCACCATGTCGGAGCTGACCCGTCTCGACCCGCTCAAGATCCTGAGCACCGCGGAGCTGCTGGCGCGCCGCATCCACGAGCGCTTCCCGGAGAGCGGGCTGTCACGCGTCAGCCAAGAGCTGGTCACGTTGGCCTCGCACGCCAAGGAGACCAGCGAGTGGATCGAGCGCCCCAACATGAAGCTGCGCGCGCTCAGCGTGGCGGTGGTCACGCTCATCGTGGTCGTCAGCGTTGCGGCCGTGGTGGCCACCGTGCGCGCGGGGCACCAGAGCGCGACCTTCGGGCTGCCCGAGCTGGTGCAGGTGGCGGAGGCCGGCGTGAACGACCTGGTGCTGCTCGGCGCCGCCATCTTCTTCCTCTTCTCGGTGGAGCGCCGCGCCAAGCGCGCCAAGGTGTTCCAGGCCGTGCAGCAGCTGCGGACCCTCGCGCACCTGGTGGACGTCCACCAGCTCACCAAGAACCCCGACGCGCTCGAGGCGGACTACACCAGCACGGAGAGCTCGCCCGTGCGGCGCATGAGCCCCTTCCAGCTCAACCGCTACCTCGACTACTGCACGGAGATGCTCAGCCTCGTCGGGAAGATCGCCGCCCTCTACTGCGAGGGCTTCGACGACGAGGAGGCGGTCGAGGCCGTGACCGACCTCGAGCAGATGACGATCGGCCTGCAACGCAAGATCTGGCAGAAGATCGTAGTCTTGGATCACCACACCACGAGCGAATAGCCCCCCACCCCCCCCAAGGAGCTTATGGCGCACGTCCCCCCCTTCGACATGCCGCGCAGTGAGATCCGCGACACGCTGGACACCATCCGGCACCCGTTCCGCGTCGCCATCGACCGCGCGAAGAACCCGTTCAACATCGGCGCGATCATCCGCACGGCGCACTCCTTCCTGGCGCGCGAGATCATCCTCATCGGCTCCGAGCCCTGGTACCCACGCGCGGCCATGGGCATGCAGCGCTACGAGAACATCGTGGAGATCCCCAGCAGCCAAGCCTTCGTCGACAAGGCGCGGCAGGAGGGCTGGCCCATCGTCGCGTTCGAGAAGGACGCGTCCAACGTGGGGCTGTGGGAGGCCGAGCTGCCCGAGGACGCGGTGCTGGTCTTCGGCAACGAGGACGACGGCTGCGCGCGTGAGGTGCTGGACGCGGCGCAGCAGGTCGTGGCCATCCCCATGTACGGCATCAACCACAGCTACCCGATCGCCGTGTCCGCGGGCATCGGCATGGCCGAGTGGGCGCGGCGCCGCTA contains:
- a CDS encoding TrmH family RNA methyltransferase, yielding MAHVPPFDMPRSEIRDTLDTIRHPFRVAIDRAKNPFNIGAIIRTAHSFLAREIILIGSEPWYPRAAMGMQRYENIVEIPSSQAFVDKARQEGWPIVAFEKDASNVGLWEAELPEDAVLVFGNEDDGCAREVLDAAQQVVAIPMYGINHSYPIAVSAGIGMAEWARRRYQNGCVVTPTARVTAG